Proteins encoded within one genomic window of Oryza brachyantha chromosome 7, ObraRS2, whole genome shotgun sequence:
- the LOC102703230 gene encoding uncharacterized protein LOC102703230 — protein sequence MIPRHHTPTTSTSASPPSPLPPPTRRERHRERDSGEGEMDPCPFVRVLVGNLSLKMPVTPRPAGAGAGVHPSTSPCYCKIRLNKLPYQTADAPLVMLSSSSSSDEQAQAPAPATGALAAAFHLSKADLDRHMAKPSLFGSRTARLKVAVYAGRRGTTCGVGGSSGRLLGKVVIPLDLKGAAAKPVVYHSSWICIGKRGRKPSSVSAANAQLNLTVRAEPDPRFVFEFDGEPECSPQVLQVQGSMKQPMFTCKFSCRSNSDLRSRSMPADTGSGGRNWLTAFGSDRERTGKERKGWSVTVHDLSGSPVALASMVTPFVASPGTDRVSRSNPGAWLVLRPGDGTWKPWGRLECWRERGAGAATGDSLGYRFELLLPDPTGMGVGVSVAESTVPSSKGGRFAIDLTAQQPFGRSGSPACSPRGSGDFGYGLWPFGNYRGFVMAAAVQGEGKCSRPAVEVGVGHVGCAEDAAAFVALAAAVDLSMDACRLFSHRLRRELSASRSDLLR from the exons ATGATCCCTCGTCACCACAcacccaccacctccacctccgcctctccgccatcgccattgccgccgccgacgagaagagagagacacagagagagagattcaggggagggggagatggACCCGTGCCCGTTCGTGCGGGTGCTGGTCGGCAACCTCTCGCTGAAAATGCCGGTGACGCCGCGCCCCGCGGGGGCGGGCGCCGGGGTGCACCCGTCGACCTCGCCGTGCTACTGCAAGATCCGGCTCAACAAGCTGCCGTACCAGaccgccgacgcgccgctggtgatgctgtcgtcgtcgtcgtcgtcggacgagcaggcgcaggcgccggcgccggccacgggcgcgctcgccgccgcgttccACCTCTCCAAGGCCGACCTCGACCGCCACATGGCCAAGCCCTCGCTGTTCGGGTCGCGCACGGCGCGGCTCAAGGTCGCGGTGTACGCCGGTCGTCGGGGTACCACctgcggcgtcggcggcagcTCCGGGAGGTTGCTTGGGAAGGTGGTGATACCGCTCGACCTCAAGGGGGCCGCGGCGAAGCCCGTGGTGTACCACAGCAGCTGGATCTGTATCGGGAAGCGCGGCCGCAAGCCGTCGTCGGTGTCGGCCGCCAACGCGCAGCTCAACCTCACCGTCCGCGCGGAGCCCGACCCGCGGTTCGTGTTCGAGTTCGACGGCGAGCCGGAGTGCAGCCCGCAGGTGCTCCAGGTGCAGGGCAGCATGAAGCAGCCCATGTTCACCTGCAAGTTCTCCTGCCGCAGCAACAGCGACCTGCGCTCCAG ATCAATGCCGGCCGATACGGGAAGCGGCGGCCGGAACTGGCTGACGGCGTTCGGCTCCGACCGGGAGCGGACGGGGAAGGAGCGGAAGGGGTGGTCGGTGACGGTACACGACCTGTCTGGCTCCCCGGTGGCGCTGGCGTCAATGGTGACTCCGTTCGTGGCGTCGCCGGGGACGGACCGGGTGAGCCGGTCCAACCCAGGGGCGTGGCTGGTGCTCCGCCCTGGGGACGGGACGTGGAAGCCATGGGGCCGGCTCGAGTGCTggcgcgagcgcggcgcgggggcggccACCGGCGACAGCCTCGGGTACCGGTtcgagctcctcctcccggACCCAACCGGCATGGGGGTGGGGGTCTCCGTGGCGGAGTCGACCGTCCCGTCGTCCAAGGGCGGGCGCTTCGCGATCGACCTGACGGCGCAGCAGCCGTTCGGGCGGAGCGGGTCGCCGGCGTGCAGCCCGCGCGGGAGCGGCGACTTCGGGTACGGGCTGTGGCCGTTCGGCAACTACCGCGGGTTcgtgatggcggcggcggtgcagggGGAGGGGAAGTGCAGccggccggcggtggaggtCGGGGTGGGGCACGTCGGGTGCGcggaggacgcggcggcgttcgTGGCCctcgcggcggccgtcgaCCTGAGCATGGACGCCTGCCGGCTCTTctcccaccgcctccgccgcgagcTCTCGGCGTCCCGGTCCGACCTGCTCCGGTGA
- the LOC102702021 gene encoding peptidyl-prolyl cis-trans isomerase FKBP19, chloroplastic yields MDLARAFAALPAPRLLPAPLTRARCHGPQPSTPAPAAAAGGMLDRRRLLLIPAISITIGSFQYAFEKGAAKAEFADMPALRGKDYGKTKMRYPDYTETQSGLQYKDLRVGDGPSPKEGETVVVDWDGYTIGYYGRIFEARNKTKGGSFEGGDKDFFKFRLGSGQVIPAFEEAISGMAPGGVRRIIVPPDLGYPDNDYNKLGPKPTTFSGQRALDFVLRNQGLIDKTLLFDIELLKIIPSQ; encoded by the exons ATGGACCTCGCACGCGCGTTTGCCGCCCTGCCCGCTCCTCGACTCCTCCCTGCCCCGCTCACACGGGCTCGCTGCCATGGACCTCAGCCATCcaccccggcgccggcggcggcagcag GTGGTATGTTGGATAGAAGGAGACTACTGTTGATTCCTGCAATCAGTATCACCATTGGCTCCTTCCAGTATGCTTTCGAGAAGGGGGCAGCAAAAGCTGAGTTTGCTGATA TGCCTGCGCTTCGTGGGAAGGATTATGGAAAGACGAAGATGCGGTACCCTGATTACACTGAAACACAATCAGGCCTTCAGTACAAG GACTTGAGGGTTGGTGATGGCCCTTCTCCAAAGGAAGGGGAAACGGTAGTG GTTGACTGGGATGGCTACACAATTGGATACTATGGTCGCATATTTGAAGCTCGAAACAAGACCAAAGGTGGCTCCTTTGAG GGTGGTGATAAAGACTTCTTCAAATTTAGGCTTGGATCAGGACAG GTCATACCAGCTTTTGAGGAGGCTATATCAGGCATGGCTCCAGGTGGAGTTAGGAG AATAATAGTACCACCGGATCTCGGATACCCTGACAATGACTATAACAAGTTGGGTCCAAAACCAACGACATTCTCg GGACAAAGAGCTCTGGATTTTGTTTTGAGGAATCAAGGGTTAATAGATAAAACTCTCCTGTTTGACATTGAGCTTTTGAAGATAATACCAAGTCAATAG
- the LOC102703507 gene encoding agamous-like MADS-box protein AGL28 has product MERRGRRKGVRYIKENRDRGITLSKRREGLFKLANDLSILTDASVAVCLHDNNNKVQFFGAPMVEPIADAFLSEHPQTKPFVDKQLKAKIASMQRQLVQLESEQDEKAKKTEKSIQRFNEVKEQSEGPAKHVFSKVEDLSLDEMRELYQILLVIQQDVKQRLPTLRGGNKLQIGGSSASARQEPSCSRLMASHHPFTPLLPGGTSRIPMVPPPQALGSPWSHVVPLRSPRFPSAELVPSQQLPLASLSQNTVPLSTMHAPLAQKPITNQSSAVPLLTQWQMRFGEQPSSEAQASTLVEQPQQNDSAAPIPTFSDNLLSELLADVSDDGIATDAALGSPIDANWFADLDAPNGNI; this is encoded by the exons ATGGAGAGGAGGGGTAGAAGGAAAGGCGTGAGGTACATCAAAGAGAACAGAGATCGCGGCATCACCCTCAGCAAGAGGCGTGAAGGGCTGTTCAAGCTTGCGAATGACCTCTCCATCCTCACTGATGCTAGTGTCGCAGTTTGCCTACATGACAACAATAATAAG GTACAGTTTTTCGGGGCCCCAATGGTGGAACCCATCGCCGATGCTTTTCTATCAGAACATCCACAGACAAAACCATTTGTCGACAAACAACTGAAGGCCAAGATCGCGTCGATGCAAAGACAGCTGGTTCAGCTAGAGAGTGAACAAGATGAGAAGGCAAAGAAGACTGAAAAATCAATCCAGCGCTTCAATGAGGTCAAAGAACAGAGCGAAGGTCCGGCCAAACATGTCTTCTCCAAGGTAGAGGATCTTAGCCTCGATGAAATGCGTGAACTTTATCAAATACTCTTGGTGATCCAGCAAGATGTCAAGCAGCGGTTGCCTACCCTACGTGGTGGCAACAAGCTGCAGATTGGTGGATCTAGTGCGTCGGCACGCCAGGAGCCCTCGTGTTCTCGCTTGATGGCTTCGCACCATCCATTCACTCCATTGCTTCCTGGAGGGACATCAAGAATCCCCATGGTACCTCCACCCCAGGCTCTAGGGTCACCGTGGTCTCACGTAGTTCCGCTACGTTCACCACGGTTTCCTTCTGCAGAGCTAGTGCCATCTCAACAATTACCACTGGCATCACTATCACAGAACACAGTGCCACTTTCTACAATGCATGCTCCATTAGCGCAAAAGCCAATTACCAATCAATCATCAGCGGTTCCCCTGTTAACGCAATGGCAAATGCGTTTCGGGGAACAGCCATCCTCTGAAGCACAAGCATCCACTCTAGTGGAGCAACCTCAGCAAAATGATAGTGCAGCCCCTATCCCAACCTTCAGTGATAATCTCCTTTCAGAGTTGTTGGCTGATGTCAGTGATGATGGCATTGCTACTGATGCTGCATTGGGTTCTCCTATTGATGCCAACTGGTTTGCTGACTTGGACGCTCCCAATGGGAATATATAG
- the LOC102702300 gene encoding amino acid permease 6: MGVAEGQEKAGAAAFNLAESGYGDRPDLDDDGREKRTGTLVTASAHIITAVIGSGVLSLAWAIAQLGWVIGPAVLVAFSVITWFCSSLLADCYRSPDPVHGKRNYTYGQAVRANLGVAKYRLCSLAQYINLVGVTIGYTITTAISMGAIKRSNCFHQNGHDAACLASDTTNMIIFAGIQILLSQLPNFHKIWWLSIVAAVMSLAYSTIGLGLSIAKIAGGAHAKTTLTGVTVGVDVSASEKIWRTFQSLGDIAFAYSYSNVLIEIQDTLRSSPAENEVMKKASFIGVSTTTTFYMLCGVLGYAAFGNRAPGNFLTGFGFYEPFWLVDVGNVCIVVHLVGAYQVFCQPIYQFVEGWAHSRWPDSGFLNAERVLRLPLGAGDFPVSPFRLLWRTLYVVLTAVVAMAFPFFNDFLGLIGAVSFWPLTVYFPVQMYMSQAKVRRFSPTWTWMNVLSFACLVVSLLAAAGSIQGLIKSVAHYKPFSVSS, from the exons ATGGGGGTGGCTGAGGGGCAGGAgaaggccggcgccgccgccttcaacCTCGCCGAGTCCGGCTACGGCGACCGGCCcgacctcgacgacgacggccgcgaGAAGCGAACAG GGACgctggtgacggcgagcgcGCACATAATCACGGCGGTGATCGGGTCCGGCGTGCTGTCGCTGGCGTGGGCGATAGCGCAGCTGGGGTGGGTGATCGGGCCCGCCGTGCTGGTGGCCTTCTCCGTCATCACGTGGTTCTGCTccagcctcctcgccgactgCTACCGCTCTCCCGACCCCGTCCATGGCAAGCGCAACTACACCTACGGCCAAGCCGTCCGAGCCAACCTTG GAGTAGCCAAGTACCGGCTCTGCTCGTTGGCGCAGTACATCAATCTGGTCGGCGTCACTATTGGCTACACCATCACCACGGCCATCAGCATGGG GGCGATCAAACGGTCCAACTGCTTCCACCAGAACGGCCACGATGCAGCCTGCTTGGCGTCTGACACGACCAACATGATCATATTTGCAGGAATCCAGATCCTCCTCTCCCAGCTGCCgaattttcacaaaatttgGTGGCTCTCCATTGTCGCTGCTGTCATGTCACTGGCCTACTCGACCATTGGACTTGGCCTCTCCATTGCAAAAATTGCAG GTGGGGCACACGCCAAGACAACACTCACAGGGGTCACTGTTGGAGTGGACGTGTCTGCAAGTGAGAAAATCTGGAGAACTTTCCAGTCCCTTGGTGACATTGCCTTTGCATACTCCTACTCCAATGTCCTCATAGAAATTCAG GACACGTTGCGGTCGAGCCCGGCGGAGAACGAGGTGATGAAGAAGGCGTCGTTCATCGGCgtgtcgacgacgacgacgttcTACATGCTGTGCGGCGTGCTGGGGTACGCGGCGTTCGGCAACCGCGCGCCGGGGAACTTCCTCACCGGCTTCGGCTTCTACGAGCCCTTCTGGCTCGTCGACGTCGGCAACGTCTGCATCGTCGTGCACCTCGTCGGCGCCTACCAGGTGTTCTGCCAGCCCATCTACCAGTTCGTCGAGGGCTgggcgcactcgcggtggcCGGACAGCGGCTTCCTCAACGCCGAGCGCGTGCTCCGCCTGccgctcggcgccggcgacttCCCCGTCAGCCCGTTCCGGCTGCTCTGGCGCACGCTCTACGTCGtgctcaccgccgtcgtcgccatggcGTTCCCCTTCTTCAACGACTTCCTCGGCCTCATCGGCGCCGTCTCCTTCTGGCCGCTCACCGTCTACTTCCCCGTCCAGATGTACATGTCTCAGGCCAAGGTGCGCCGCTTCTCGCCGACGTGGACGTGGATGAACGTGCTCAGCTTCGCCTGCCTCGtcgtctccctcctcgccgccgccggctccatCCAGGGCCTCATCAAGTCCGTCGCCCACTACAAGCCATTCAGCGTCTCATCATGA